One stretch of Caldinitratiruptor microaerophilus DNA includes these proteins:
- the pheA gene encoding prephenate dehydratase, with amino-acid sequence MTRVAFQGERGAFSDEAVRLHFGPEAESVPCRTFADVFHSVAAGRVDYGLVPVENSIAGGINEVYDLMRRYDLYIRGERVLQVRHCLLALPGQSLAEIRRVYSHPAALDQCEGWLREAGVEAVAQYDTAGSARLVAEEKLQGVGAIASRWAAEIYGLAVIAEDIQDVKDNYTRFVVLGRDALPRQEGPAKTALVMSTAHSPGALYQCLGAFARRGINLLNLESRPAKNRPWEYVFYLDLDGHRDDPVVAEALAEMAAYTSFLKVLGSFPRDVTFSVSGTGDAGAAGL; translated from the coding sequence GTGACCCGGGTGGCGTTCCAGGGCGAGCGGGGAGCGTTCAGCGACGAGGCGGTGCGGCTGCACTTCGGTCCGGAGGCGGAGTCCGTCCCGTGCCGGACCTTCGCGGACGTGTTCCACTCCGTGGCCGCGGGACGGGTCGATTACGGCCTGGTGCCGGTGGAAAACTCCATCGCCGGCGGGATCAACGAGGTCTACGATCTCATGCGCCGCTACGACCTCTACATCCGGGGCGAGCGGGTCCTGCAGGTGCGCCACTGCCTGCTGGCGCTGCCGGGCCAGTCCCTGGCGGAGATCCGGCGCGTGTACTCCCACCCGGCCGCGCTCGACCAGTGCGAGGGCTGGCTCCGCGAGGCGGGGGTGGAGGCCGTGGCCCAGTACGACACGGCCGGCAGCGCGCGCCTGGTGGCGGAAGAGAAGCTGCAAGGCGTGGGCGCCATCGCGTCGCGGTGGGCGGCCGAGATCTACGGCCTGGCCGTGATCGCCGAGGACATCCAGGACGTGAAGGACAACTACACGCGCTTCGTGGTCCTGGGGCGCGACGCGCTGCCGCGGCAGGAAGGCCCGGCGAAGACCGCGCTCGTCATGTCCACGGCCCACTCGCCCGGGGCGCTCTACCAGTGCCTGGGGGCATTCGCCCGCCGGGGGATCAACCTGCTCAACCTCGAGTCGCGTCCCGCCAAGAACCGGCCCTGGGAGTACGTCTTCTACCTCGACCTGGACGGGCACCGGGACGATCCGGTGGTGGCCGAGGCGCTGGCCGAGATGGCCGCTTACACGAGCTTCCTGAAGGTGCTGGGTTCCTTCCCCAGAGACGTGACCTTCAGCGTCTCCGGTACGGGCGACGCCGGAGCGGCCGGCCTCTAG
- a CDS encoding DUF47 domain-containing protein, whose product MLFASHRDRQFFSLLRDAAQNLAESAQVFWDLSQATGRADEYAARLKDLEKRGDRYTHDLITLLNKLFVTPLDREDILRLAVVLDDVVDGLEAAASRIFIYRVDEDNRYIREFASLIMGQAEEVVQAVERLQTKDLLRIRENAVQINVLENQGDDLLREALANLLNHEQDPVRIIKLKEIFETLETVTDRAEDVANALESVVMKHA is encoded by the coding sequence GTGCTCTTCGCGAGTCACCGAGATCGCCAGTTCTTCTCGCTCCTGAGGGACGCCGCGCAGAACCTGGCGGAGAGCGCCCAGGTGTTCTGGGACCTTTCGCAGGCAACGGGACGGGCGGATGAGTACGCTGCCCGCCTGAAGGACCTGGAGAAGCGGGGTGACCGTTACACTCACGACCTGATCACCTTGCTGAACAAGCTCTTCGTGACCCCTCTGGACCGGGAGGACATCCTGCGGCTCGCCGTGGTGCTCGACGACGTGGTCGACGGGCTGGAGGCCGCCGCGTCGCGGATCTTCATCTACCGCGTCGACGAGGACAACCGGTACATCCGGGAGTTCGCCTCCCTGATCATGGGTCAGGCGGAGGAGGTCGTCCAGGCGGTCGAGCGCCTGCAGACCAAGGACCTCCTCCGGATCCGGGAGAACGCCGTGCAGATCAACGTGCTCGAGAACCAGGGCGACGACCTCCTCCGGGAAGCCCTGGCGAACCTGCTCAACCACGAGCAGGACCCGGTCCGGATCATCAAGCTGAAGGAGATCTTCGAGACCCTGGAGACGGTCACCGACCGGGCCGAGGACGTGGCCAACGCCCTGGAGAGCGTGGTCATGAAGCATGCCTGA
- a CDS encoding MarR family winged helix-turn-helix transcriptional regulator: MKQPDLGAANEKFNPENVLPLLQTISAMVEKRCHRFLSQRYGLTMPQYMLLLAAMYGDATTLGGLADELNCSRGNLTGVADRLERDGWLVRERSTEDRRVVNIRLTDKGTRVWEIKQELAKEMADLSRVWTAEERGVLYRLLEKLYRDLKRRDRAAYLEGAQQVEAPGA, encoded by the coding sequence ATGAAGCAGCCGGATCTGGGAGCGGCGAACGAGAAGTTCAACCCAGAGAACGTCCTGCCGCTCCTGCAGACCATCTCGGCGATGGTGGAGAAGCGCTGCCACCGTTTCCTGAGCCAGCGCTACGGCCTGACCATGCCCCAGTACATGTTGCTTCTGGCCGCCATGTACGGGGACGCCACCACGCTGGGCGGTCTGGCGGACGAGCTCAACTGCTCGCGGGGCAACCTGACCGGGGTGGCGGACCGGCTGGAGCGGGACGGTTGGCTGGTGCGCGAGCGGAGCACGGAAGACCGTCGTGTGGTCAACATCCGGCTGACGGACAAGGGAACTCGCGTGTGGGAGATCAAGCAGGAGCTTGCCAAGGAGATGGCCGACCTGTCGCGCGTCTGGACGGCCGAGGAGCGTGGCGTGCTCTACCGGCTTCTGGAGAAGCTCTACCGGGACCTCAAGCGGCGGGACCGGGCCGCGTACCTGGAAGGGGCCCAGCAGGTCGAAGCCCCGGGGGCGTGA
- a CDS encoding inorganic phosphate transporter: protein MPELTGTAVLILVAGFVFAFTNGWADAVRSISTAVSTRVWSPLQAVLLAGVANALGALFGSEVARVVGLSILPPGPDAPPVALAALFAGLLWVAVATASGFPVSSSHALLGGLVGAGLARSGWGVLATKGFKLVLAAAVLGPLGAGLGGWALLALLRALLGGQPVGLVHRWLRHLQVLSAAALCAGHGTSDGQKVMGVLALGLGAAPVLARSEVPAHVRLTVAIALGLGTAVGGWAVVRSLGVRVLHLDPPSGFATETSSAALLLLAAATGAPVSATHAVTGAILGVGAAGRTGIVRWGLAGPVLWVWAVTLPGAAAVGYALVRLQAVLP, encoded by the coding sequence ATGCCTGAACTGACGGGGACCGCCGTGCTCATCCTTGTGGCCGGATTCGTGTTTGCGTTCACAAACGGGTGGGCCGACGCGGTGAGGTCGATCTCCACGGCGGTGTCGACCCGGGTGTGGAGCCCCCTGCAAGCCGTGCTGCTGGCGGGCGTGGCCAACGCGCTCGGTGCCCTCTTCGGTTCCGAGGTGGCCCGGGTGGTCGGCCTGTCCATCCTGCCGCCGGGTCCGGATGCGCCGCCGGTGGCGCTGGCGGCGCTCTTCGCCGGGCTCCTCTGGGTAGCGGTGGCCACCGCGTCCGGGTTTCCCGTCAGCAGTTCCCACGCGCTGCTCGGCGGCCTCGTCGGCGCGGGGCTGGCGCGGTCCGGCTGGGGCGTGCTCGCCACCAAGGGGTTCAAGCTCGTGCTGGCCGCCGCCGTGCTGGGGCCCCTCGGGGCCGGTCTGGGCGGGTGGGCGCTCCTGGCGCTCCTGCGTGCTCTCCTGGGCGGGCAGCCCGTCGGCCTGGTCCACCGCTGGCTGCGCCACCTGCAGGTGCTGAGCGCGGCCGCGCTGTGCGCCGGGCACGGGACCAGCGACGGGCAGAAGGTGATGGGGGTGCTGGCCCTCGGCCTCGGCGCGGCCCCGGTGCTCGCTCGCTCCGAGGTGCCGGCGCACGTGCGGCTCACGGTCGCCATCGCCCTCGGGCTCGGTACGGCGGTGGGCGGCTGGGCGGTCGTGCGCTCGCTGGGGGTTCGGGTCCTCCACCTCGACCCTCCGAGCGGATTCGCGACGGAGACGAGCTCCGCAGCGCTCCTGCTGCTGGCCGCGGCGACCGGGGCGCCGGTGTCTGCCACCCACGCGGTGACGGGTGCGATCCTGGGGGTGGGAGCGGCGGGACGGACGGGGATCGTTCGCTGGGGGCTGGCCGGCCCGGTGCTGTGGGTCTGGGCGGTCACCCTGCCGGGTGCCGCGGCGGTGGGCTACGCCCTTGTCCGGCTGCAGGCGGTCCTGCCGTGA
- a CDS encoding putative polysaccharide biosynthesis protein yields the protein MKQRESAVRGAAVLAASGLLIRLSGLVYQVPLANWLGAEGIGLYRMALPAFWAFYRLALGGVPTAVSTLVAEYDGRGRSHVSEQVFQLGMVWIAVSSAVASAALALGAGLVARLVGDPRTELVLVALSPAIYFFSIQQGYGAYLQGRQRITPWGVAGLIEQGGRIAGALVGVIALRPRGLAWGAAGAALGNLAGGVLSLLYLALTYRRVRRRPRARWDPGEPLHKLVGQMARLAWPLMLSAAVLPLLNLLDVAVIQRGLQRGGLSPAEATALYGQYSGMAYVLATMPSVFALAFGHALLPVVAAARARGDWERVRSRCLVALRAMALLGLPSALGMAVLAVPLMTATFGMPEAARLLVWSAPIALLNPLMVVAAAALQGLGLTGPPVRNLTAALVLKVVLDAAVSGIPGSGIYAVVAGSALSYALTAWLNVRTLERHLDWSVPWSRVLLRPLLASLVMAAGVGILLAGGWVPRGPWGQIGMALVVAPPLYALGLAFTGALGREDLYEIAGPALRRLERFEWLERILH from the coding sequence ATGAAGCAGAGGGAGTCGGCGGTCCGGGGGGCCGCGGTCTTGGCCGCATCGGGCCTCTTGATCCGCCTTTCCGGGCTCGTCTACCAGGTACCTCTCGCGAACTGGCTGGGTGCGGAGGGCATCGGCCTCTACCGGATGGCGCTGCCGGCCTTCTGGGCCTTCTACCGGTTGGCCCTGGGCGGGGTGCCCACCGCCGTCTCCACGTTGGTGGCGGAATACGACGGTCGCGGGCGTTCGCACGTCTCCGAGCAGGTCTTCCAGCTCGGCATGGTGTGGATCGCGGTGAGCTCGGCCGTCGCCTCCGCCGCCCTGGCCCTGGGGGCGGGGCTCGTCGCCCGCCTGGTGGGCGACCCGCGCACCGAACTCGTGCTCGTCGCGCTGTCACCGGCGATCTACTTCTTCTCGATCCAGCAGGGTTACGGCGCTTACCTGCAGGGACGCCAGCGGATCACCCCGTGGGGCGTGGCCGGCCTCATCGAGCAGGGAGGGCGCATCGCCGGCGCACTCGTGGGGGTCATCGCGCTGCGTCCCCGGGGGCTGGCGTGGGGAGCCGCCGGAGCGGCCCTCGGGAACCTGGCCGGTGGCGTCCTGAGCCTCCTGTACCTGGCCTTGACCTACCGGCGGGTCCGGCGCCGCCCCCGTGCCCGGTGGGACCCGGGTGAACCTCTCCACAAGCTCGTCGGGCAGATGGCGCGGCTGGCATGGCCCCTCATGCTGAGCGCGGCCGTGCTGCCGCTCCTGAACCTCCTGGACGTGGCCGTCATCCAGCGGGGCCTGCAGCGGGGGGGCCTCAGCCCCGCCGAGGCGACCGCACTGTACGGGCAGTACTCCGGCATGGCCTATGTCCTCGCCACCATGCCCTCCGTGTTCGCGCTGGCGTTCGGCCACGCCCTTCTGCCAGTCGTGGCGGCCGCCCGGGCGCGGGGCGACTGGGAGCGGGTGCGCAGCCGGTGCCTCGTCGCGCTCCGGGCGATGGCCCTCCTGGGGCTGCCCTCGGCCCTCGGCATGGCCGTCCTGGCAGTTCCGCTCATGACGGCCACCTTCGGCATGCCGGAGGCGGCGCGCCTTCTGGTGTGGTCGGCCCCGATCGCCCTGCTCAACCCGCTGATGGTGGTGGCGGCCGCGGCGCTGCAGGGACTCGGACTGACGGGACCGCCGGTCCGCAACCTGACGGCGGCCCTGGTCCTCAAGGTGGTCCTGGACGCCGCGGTGAGCGGGATCCCCGGCTCCGGCATCTACGCCGTGGTGGCCGGATCCGCCCTTTCCTACGCGCTCACGGCCTGGCTCAACGTGCGCACGCTCGAGCGCCACCTCGACTGGTCCGTACCCTGGAGCCGGGTCCTGCTGCGCCCGCTCCTGGCGTCGCTGGTCATGGCGGCCGGGGTGGGCATCCTCCTCGCCGGAGGGTGGGTGCCGCGGGGGCCCTGGGGCCAGATCGGCATGGCGCTCGTCGTGGCCCCGCCCCTCTATGCCCTGGGTCTGGCCTTCACGGGTGCGCTCGGGCGGGAGGACCTGTACGAGATCGCCGGCCCGGCCCTGCGGCGTCTCGAGCGCTTCGAGTGGCTAGAGCGGATCCTTCACTGA
- the ilvN gene encoding acetolactate synthase small subunit produces MRHVLAVLVENNPGVLARVAALIRRRGFNIESLAVGPTEDRRISRMTLAVEGDDAIVEQVEKQLNKLVEVLKVSDLDAENSVTRELALVKVHAEPSRRAQILQLADIFRARVVDVGRRHMTIEVTGTQDKVEALINLAREYGIQEVVRTGVIALERGGTAVKYEKEDVPNDAAVLRLGR; encoded by the coding sequence ATGCGACATGTCCTGGCCGTCCTGGTGGAGAACAACCCGGGCGTCCTGGCCCGGGTGGCGGCCCTCATCCGGCGGCGGGGGTTCAACATCGAGAGCCTGGCCGTGGGCCCCACGGAGGACCGCCGCATCTCCCGCATGACGCTGGCGGTCGAGGGGGACGACGCCATCGTCGAACAGGTCGAGAAGCAGCTCAACAAGCTCGTCGAGGTCCTCAAGGTGTCGGACCTGGACGCCGAGAACTCGGTGACCCGCGAGCTCGCGCTCGTGAAGGTCCACGCCGAGCCCTCCCGCAGGGCCCAGATCCTCCAGCTGGCAGACATCTTCCGGGCCCGGGTGGTCGACGTGGGGCGCCGGCACATGACCATCGAGGTGACCGGCACCCAGGACAAGGTCGAGGCGCTCATCAACCTCGCCCGGGAGTACGGCATCCAGGAAGTCGTGCGCACCGGGGTGATCGCCCTGGAGCGCGGCGGCACCGCCGTCAAGTACGAGAAGGAGGACGTGCCGAATGACGCGGCTGTACTACGACTCGGACGCTGA
- a CDS encoding IMPACT family protein, with amino-acid sequence MSADLPPGAVPAPGPDAPPAYRTVARPAEAELVIKRSRFIGAVWPVTTREEAEARIAERTALHARATHNVPAYRVGLGFLVESCSDGGEPAGTAGRPALGVLQKEDLRGVALVVTRYFGGTLLGAAGLVRAYTDAAVAAIRAAGVVEMQLCQRLDVEVPYALLGKVQYLLHAHAVHTGEPQYGASVVLPAWLPAGRARTVAGEVTEWTSGQARVDPGPYAYLPREPVGRAGA; translated from the coding sequence TTGAGCGCCGATCTCCCTCCGGGCGCGGTGCCGGCGCCCGGCCCGGACGCGCCCCCGGCGTACCGCACGGTGGCCCGCCCGGCGGAGGCCGAACTCGTGATCAAGCGCTCCCGGTTCATCGGTGCCGTGTGGCCGGTGACCACCCGGGAGGAGGCGGAGGCCCGGATCGCCGAGCGCACGGCGCTGCACGCACGGGCCACCCACAACGTTCCCGCGTATCGCGTCGGGCTGGGCTTTCTGGTCGAGAGCTGTTCGGACGGCGGAGAACCGGCGGGGACGGCCGGCCGCCCCGCGCTCGGCGTCCTCCAGAAAGAGGACCTGCGGGGGGTGGCGCTCGTGGTCACGCGCTACTTCGGCGGCACCCTCCTGGGTGCCGCCGGGCTCGTGCGCGCGTACACCGATGCAGCCGTGGCGGCCATCCGCGCCGCCGGCGTGGTGGAGATGCAGCTCTGCCAGCGCCTCGACGTCGAGGTGCCCTACGCCCTGCTCGGGAAGGTCCAGTACCTCCTGCACGCGCACGCCGTCCACACGGGCGAGCCGCAGTACGGCGCAAGCGTGGTCCTGCCGGCCTGGCTGCCGGCCGGCCGGGCCCGGACCGTGGCCGGCGAGGTGACCGAGTGGACGTCCGGGCAGGCGCGCGTCGACCCGGGCCCCTACGCCTACCTGCCCCGTGAACCGGTCGGGCGGGCCGGCGCCTAG
- the ribH gene encoding 6,7-dimethyl-8-ribityllumazine synthase, with product MDRVYQGSLVGTGLRIALAVSRFNDFITSSLLAGARDALIRHGVREEDIDVAWVPGAFELPLAVLRLAGSGRYDAVVALGAVIRGATPHFDYVAGEVTRGVGRAALESGVPVTFGVLTTDTVDQAIERAGTKAGNKGAEAALAAIEMANLLRILPGPGGGPPRAGGGSGREAG from the coding sequence TTGGATCGCGTGTATCAGGGTTCTCTCGTGGGCACAGGTCTGCGGATCGCCCTGGCCGTCTCCCGCTTCAACGACTTCATCACGTCCTCGCTCCTCGCCGGCGCCCGGGATGCCCTGATCCGGCACGGGGTGCGGGAAGAGGACATCGACGTCGCCTGGGTGCCCGGCGCCTTCGAGCTGCCCCTGGCGGTCCTCCGCCTGGCCGGCTCGGGCCGCTACGACGCGGTGGTCGCCCTCGGGGCGGTGATCCGGGGGGCGACGCCGCACTTCGACTACGTGGCCGGCGAGGTCACGCGCGGGGTCGGGCGCGCCGCCCTGGAGAGCGGCGTGCCGGTCACCTTCGGCGTGCTCACCACGGACACCGTCGACCAGGCGATCGAGCGCGCGGGCACCAAGGCCGGCAACAAGGGTGCCGAGGCGGCGCTGGCCGCCATCGAGATGGCGAACCTCCTCCGGATACTGCCCGGCCCCGGCGGCGGGCCGCCCCGGGCCGGGGGCGGATCGGGCAGGGAGGCCGGTTGA
- the ribD gene encoding bifunctional diaminohydroxyphosphoribosylaminopyrimidine deaminase/5-amino-6-(5-phosphoribosylamino)uracil reductase RibD, protein MATSPAFRAGTPARNPFTPEDRRYMYEALALAARAGYRTHPNPQVGCVLVQGGEVVGRGYHRRRGEPHAEALALREAGPRARGATAYVTLEPCAHHGLTPPCADALVAAGVARVVAAMEDPDPRVRGRGFARLRQAGVRVDVGLLAEHAERLNRPWLHYKRTGRPYVLVKVATSLDGRIATRTGESRWISSEAARQEVHQVRDQSDAILIGLGTLLADDPRLTARAVRPGPLAFGWGLPRRLRNAPADAAPEDDPWQPRQPLRIVVDSHARTPSWARLFPAIVAVTPAAPADRIRELEAAGAEMLVLPPGPDGRVDLEALLAELGRREVVSVLAEGGGQLLGALLDRHLADGARLYLSPLFLGGGGAAAVGGEGAAHLAEVPRLARPYTRRLGRDLVVEGDIVYPTARGRQNCSPASSRARAP, encoded by the coding sequence TTGGCCACGTCGCCTGCCTTCCGGGCCGGAACCCCGGCACGCAACCCGTTCACCCCCGAAGACCGCCGGTACATGTACGAGGCCCTCGCCCTCGCAGCCCGGGCGGGCTACCGCACCCACCCCAACCCCCAGGTGGGGTGCGTGCTCGTGCAGGGCGGCGAGGTGGTGGGGCGGGGGTACCACCGCCGGCGGGGCGAGCCGCACGCCGAGGCGCTCGCCCTGCGCGAGGCGGGCCCGCGTGCCCGGGGCGCGACGGCCTACGTCACCCTGGAGCCGTGCGCCCACCACGGGCTCACCCCGCCCTGTGCGGACGCGCTGGTGGCCGCCGGCGTGGCCCGGGTCGTGGCAGCGATGGAGGATCCCGACCCCCGGGTGCGGGGCCGGGGCTTCGCGCGCCTGCGCCAGGCAGGGGTCCGGGTCGACGTGGGGCTCCTGGCGGAGCACGCCGAGCGGCTCAACCGCCCCTGGCTGCACTACAAGCGAACCGGCCGCCCGTACGTCCTGGTGAAGGTGGCCACTTCCCTCGACGGGCGCATCGCCACCCGAACCGGCGAGTCGCGGTGGATCTCGAGCGAGGCGGCCCGGCAGGAGGTGCACCAGGTGCGGGACCAGTCGGACGCCATCCTGATCGGGCTTGGCACCCTTCTGGCCGACGACCCCCGCCTCACGGCGCGCGCGGTGCGCCCCGGGCCCCTGGCGTTCGGCTGGGGGCTTCCTCGCCGGCTCCGGAACGCGCCGGCGGACGCCGCACCGGAAGATGACCCCTGGCAGCCCCGCCAGCCGCTCCGCATCGTGGTCGACAGCCACGCCCGGACGCCGTCCTGGGCCCGGTTGTTCCCGGCCATCGTCGCCGTGACGCCTGCCGCGCCGGCGGACCGCATCCGGGAGCTCGAGGCCGCCGGCGCCGAGATGCTCGTGCTGCCGCCCGGCCCGGACGGCCGGGTCGACCTGGAGGCGCTCCTGGCCGAGCTGGGCCGCCGCGAGGTCGTCAGCGTGCTGGCAGAGGGGGGAGGCCAGCTGCTCGGCGCCCTGCTCGACCGGCACCTGGCGGACGGGGCGCGCCTCTACCTCTCCCCCCTCTTCCTGGGCGGGGGCGGCGCTGCAGCCGTGGGCGGCGAGGGGGCGGCGCACCTCGCGGAGGTGCCCCGGCTGGCCCGGCCGTACACGCGGCGGCTGGGACGGGACCTGGTCGTGGAAGGGGACATCGTGTACCCCACCGCAAGGGGGCGACAGAACTGTTCACCGGCATCGTCGAGGGCACGGGCACCGTGA
- a CDS encoding bifunctional 3,4-dihydroxy-2-butanone-4-phosphate synthase/GTP cyclohydrolase II, producing MFATVEEAVAEIRAGRMVIVVDDEDRENEGDLVMAAEHVTPEAVNFMATHGRGLICVPMTGERLDELDLPIMVPKGSDHMGTAFTVSVDAREGVTTGISAHERCHTIRTLIDPKTRPGDLVRPGHVFPLRAKPGGVLRRPGHTEAAVDLARLAGLTPAGVICEILNEDGTMARLPDLIPFAERHGLKILRIADLVRYRLEHETLIDPLPPVRLPTRDADFTAHAFEERHTGLTHVALVLGDVTTPEPVLVRVHSECLTGDVFHSLRCDCGDQLEAALAAIAREGRGVLLYMRQEGRGIGLANKLRAYRLQDEGLDTVEANLRLGFAPDARDYGVGAQILRHLGVRRIRLLTNNPRKQYSLAGYGLEIVERVPLEMPSNEVNRRYLRTKREKLGHLITQDLGHD from the coding sequence ATGTTCGCCACCGTCGAGGAAGCCGTCGCCGAGATCCGGGCCGGGCGGATGGTCATCGTCGTCGACGACGAGGACCGGGAGAACGAGGGCGACCTTGTCATGGCCGCCGAGCACGTCACGCCGGAAGCCGTGAACTTCATGGCCACCCACGGGCGCGGCCTCATCTGCGTACCCATGACCGGAGAGCGGCTGGACGAGCTCGACCTGCCGATCATGGTGCCGAAGGGCAGCGACCACATGGGGACGGCCTTCACCGTTTCCGTCGACGCGCGGGAGGGCGTCACCACGGGGATCTCGGCCCACGAGCGCTGCCACACGATCCGGACCCTCATCGACCCGAAGACCCGCCCCGGGGACCTCGTCCGCCCCGGCCACGTCTTCCCTCTGCGCGCCAAGCCCGGGGGCGTGCTGCGGCGCCCCGGCCACACCGAGGCGGCCGTCGACCTCGCCCGGCTGGCCGGTCTCACCCCCGCCGGGGTGATCTGCGAGATCCTCAACGAAGACGGCACCATGGCCCGGCTGCCCGACCTGATTCCCTTCGCCGAGCGCCACGGCCTCAAGATCCTCCGCATCGCCGACCTGGTCCGGTACCGCCTCGAGCACGAAACCCTGATCGACCCCCTGCCGCCGGTCCGCCTGCCCACCCGGGACGCCGACTTCACCGCCCACGCCTTCGAGGAGCGGCACACGGGCCTGACCCACGTGGCCCTGGTGCTGGGTGACGTGACCACGCCCGAGCCGGTCCTGGTGCGGGTCCACTCCGAGTGCCTGACCGGCGACGTCTTCCACTCCCTGCGCTGCGACTGCGGCGACCAGCTCGAGGCCGCCCTGGCGGCCATCGCGCGGGAAGGGCGCGGGGTACTCCTCTACATGCGCCAGGAAGGCCGGGGCATCGGCCTGGCGAACAAGCTCCGGGCCTACCGCCTGCAAGACGAGGGCCTGGACACCGTGGAGGCGAACCTGCGGCTCGGCTTCGCCCCCGACGCGAGGGACTACGGGGTGGGCGCCCAGATCCTGCGGCACCTCGGGGTGCGCCGGATCCGCCTCCTGACCAACAACCCCCGCAAGCAGTACAGCCTGGCGGGCTACGGGCTGGAGATCGTCGAGCGGGTCCCCCTGGAGATGCCCTCCAACGAGGTCAACCGCCGCTACCTGCGCACGAAGCGGGAGAAGCTCGGCCACCTCATCACCCAGGACCTGGGCCACGACTGA
- a CDS encoding ECF transporter S component, which yields MPLRTLARLSVLTALAVALMLAEFPIPFLFPGYLKYDASEVPALLAALGGGPWPGLAVEALKDLLFLASGRSDAGWVGIAANLLAGGTFVVVAGWAARLAGIGARGAGGEGSGPTPLRYWVAGGAVMGAATAAMAAVMVPANALVFLPLWGIHQGTWAVALGAIAPFNLFKGALTGVLGLALHRRLAGDGALAWAPARRPAHSGD from the coding sequence ATGCCCCTGCGCACGCTTGCCCGCCTGAGCGTCCTGACGGCCCTCGCCGTGGCGCTCATGCTCGCCGAGTTCCCGATCCCGTTCCTCTTCCCCGGCTACCTGAAGTACGATGCCAGCGAGGTGCCGGCCCTCCTCGCCGCGCTGGGCGGAGGGCCGTGGCCGGGCCTCGCCGTGGAGGCGCTCAAGGACCTGCTCTTCCTGGCCTCCGGCCGCTCCGACGCCGGCTGGGTGGGGATCGCGGCGAACCTCCTGGCGGGCGGCACCTTCGTGGTGGTGGCCGGCTGGGCGGCCCGCCTGGCAGGGATCGGCGCCCGGGGCGCCGGGGGCGAGGGTAGCGGGCCCACCCCGCTGCGCTACTGGGTCGCCGGCGGCGCAGTCATGGGCGCGGCCACGGCCGCGATGGCGGCGGTCATGGTGCCAGCCAACGCCCTGGTCTTCCTGCCGCTATGGGGGATCCACCAGGGCACGTGGGCGGTGGCTCTCGGTGCGATCGCCCCGTTCAACCTGTTCAAGGGTGCCCTCACGGGCGTGCTCGGGCTCGCGCTGCACCGGCGCCTGGCCGGCGACGGGGCGCTGGCGTGGGCGCCGGCCCGCCGCCCCGCTCATTCGGGCGACTAG
- a CDS encoding riboflavin synthase: MRAVERSGRTLRLAISAGSLAAGLAVGESVAVNGVCLTVTKANGGEFWADVMPETFDRTALARLRPGEPVNLERPLSPSGRLGGHLVQGHVDGVGTVTAVREEENARILSIRAPAGVLRYLVPKGSVAVDGVSLTVVDVASDHFTVSLIPHTAAVTTLGRRRPGDPVNLEVDVIAKYVERFVSLHLGAAEGRSTPRGAAGPAD, encoded by the coding sequence GTGAGGGCCGTGGAGCGCTCAGGCCGCACGCTGCGGCTGGCGATCTCGGCCGGCAGCCTGGCGGCAGGGCTCGCGGTGGGCGAGTCGGTGGCGGTCAACGGGGTCTGCCTCACCGTGACGAAGGCGAACGGGGGCGAGTTCTGGGCGGACGTGATGCCGGAGACGTTCGACCGGACCGCCCTGGCCCGCCTGCGGCCGGGGGAGCCGGTCAACCTCGAGCGCCCCCTCTCGCCGTCGGGCCGCCTTGGCGGGCACCTCGTGCAGGGCCACGTGGACGGGGTCGGCACCGTGACGGCGGTCCGGGAGGAGGAGAACGCCCGCATCCTGAGCATCCGGGCCCCCGCCGGCGTCCTGCGCTACCTCGTGCCGAAGGGGTCGGTGGCCGTCGACGGGGTGAGCCTCACCGTGGTGGACGTGGCTTCGGACCACTTCACCGTGAGCCTCATCCCCCACACGGCAGCGGTCACGACCCTGGGCCGCCGCCGTCCGGGCGATCCGGTGAACCTCGAGGTCGACGTGATCGCCAAGTACGTGGAGCGTTTCGTCTCGCTCCACCTGGGCGCCGCGGAGGGCCGATCCACCCCACGGGGCGCCGCCGGACCTGCGGACTGA